The following are from one region of the Oncorhynchus tshawytscha isolate Ot180627B linkage group LG24, Otsh_v2.0, whole genome shotgun sequence genome:
- the LOC112223254 gene encoding glucagon-like peptide 1 receptor yields the protein MSWTMESMALTCLLLLKMLKVEMVGGKVLEETYMRWIHYKDECVKMIGYEPFPQGLFCNRTFDRYACWPDGPPGSVVNVSCPSYLPWFDKGDP from the exons ATGAGTTGGACCATGGAAAGCATGGCCCTGACCTGCCTACTGCTGCTGAAGATGCTAAAG GTGGAGATGGTCGGTGGGAAAGTCCTGGAGGAGACCTACATGAGGTGGATCCACTACAAAGACGAATGTGTGAAGATGATTGGCTATGAGCCATTTCCTCAAG gCTTGTTCTGTAACAGGACGTTTGACCGCTACGCCTGCTGGCCTGATGGTCCTCCTGGGTCGGTGGTCAATGTGTCCTGTCCCTCCTACCTGCCCTGGTTTGACAAAG gaGATCCCTAA
- the LOC112223299 gene encoding glucagon receptor-like isoform X2, with protein sequence MCMYVCVCTHVHVCVCAHTLDMSAGCPVSQGVVRRRCGSDGHWVEEEDGEVWRDMSQCEEEQEITSQELWFKQLMVSFRMLYTVGYTLSLFTLVSALIILLSIRKLHCTRNYIHANLFVSFILRAVSVIVKDTMLERHWGREIMRQADLGEMLSHEAAIGCRMAQVVMQYCVLANHYWFFGEAIYLYSVLIASVLIENNKYLPYICLGWGTPLLFVLPWMLAKLLRENKECWAVNENMSYWWIIRFPILFASLINLLIFMKILKVILSKLRANNQNGYPDYKLRLAKATLTLIPLFGIHEVIFIFATDEQTTGILRYIKVFFTLFLNSFQGFLVAVLYCYCNKEVKTELAKKLRSFRMEVEVVCCGQ encoded by the exons atgtgtatgtatgtttgtgtgtgcacgcacGTGCATGTGTGCGTATGTGCGCACACACTGGACATGTCTGCGGGATGTCCAGTGTCTCAGGGTGTGGTGCGTCGGCGGTGTGGCTCTGATGGCCactgggtggaggaggaggacggggAAGTCTGGAGGGACATGTCTCAGTGTGAAGAGGAACAGGAAATCACATCTCAGGAG CTGTGGTTCAAGCAGTTGATGGTGAGCTTCAGGATGCTTTACACGGTTGGCTACACCCTGTCCCTCTTCACCCTGGTCTCAGCGCTCATCATTCTACTGAGTATCAG GAAGCTTCACTGCACCCGCAACTACATCCACGCAAACCTGTTTGTGTCTTTCATCCTGCGAGCCGTGTCGGTGATTGTCAAGGACACCATGCTGGAGCGTCACTGGGGCCGGGAGATCATGAGACAGGCCGACCTGGGAGAAATGCTGAGTCACGAG GCTGCCATTGGCTGCAGGATGGCCCAGGTGGTGATGCAGTATTGTGTTCTAGCCAATCACTACTGGTTCTTTGGAGAGGCCATCTACCTGTATTCGGTGCTCATCGCCTCCGTATTAATTGAGAACAACAAGTACTTGCCTTATATCTGCCTCGGCTGGG GAACCCCTCTTTTATTTGTCCTTCCTTGGATGTTGGCCAAGCTATTGAGAGAAAACAAAGA GTGCTGGGCTGTCAATGAAAATATGAGCTACTGGTGGATAATACGGTTCCCCATTCTGTTTGCGTCACTG ATCAACTTATTGATTTTCATGAAGATTTTGAAGGTGATTCTATCCAAACTACGTGCCAACAATCAGAATGGCTATCCTGACTACAAGCTTCG CTTGGCCAAGGCGACCTTGACCCTCATCCCTCTATTTGGCATCCATGAGGTCATCTTCATCTTCGCCACTGATGAGCAGACCACTGGCATCCTGCGCTACATCAAGGTCTTCTTCACGCTCTTCCTCAACTCATTTCAG GGATTTCTGGTGGCTGTGCTGTACTGCTACTGTAACAAAGAG GTGAAGACAGAGCTTGCGAAGAAACTGCGAAGCTTtaggatggaggtggaggtggtgtgcTGTGGACAGTGA
- the LOC112223299 gene encoding glucagon receptor-like isoform X1 → MCMYVCVCTHVHVCVCAHTLDMSAGCPVSQGVVRRRCGSDGHWVEEEDGEVWRDMSQCEEEQEITSQELWFKQLMVSFRMLYTVGYTLSLFTLVSALIILLSIRKLHCTRNYIHANLFVSFILRAVSVIVKDTMLERHWGREIMRQADLGEMLSHEAAIGCRMAQVVMQYCVLANHYWFFGEAIYLYSVLIASVLIENNKYLPYICLGWGTPLLFVLPWMLAKLLRENKECWAVNENMSYWWIIRFPILFASLINLLIFMKILKVILSKLRANNQNGYPDYKLRLAKATLTLIPLFGIHEVIFIFATDEQTTGILRYIKVFFTLFLNSFQGFLVAVLYCYCNKEVCKILLCFFLLCSMFFYCFPSIKLITCSP, encoded by the exons atgtgtatgtatgtttgtgtgtgcacgcacGTGCATGTGTGCGTATGTGCGCACACACTGGACATGTCTGCGGGATGTCCAGTGTCTCAGGGTGTGGTGCGTCGGCGGTGTGGCTCTGATGGCCactgggtggaggaggaggacggggAAGTCTGGAGGGACATGTCTCAGTGTGAAGAGGAACAGGAAATCACATCTCAGGAG CTGTGGTTCAAGCAGTTGATGGTGAGCTTCAGGATGCTTTACACGGTTGGCTACACCCTGTCCCTCTTCACCCTGGTCTCAGCGCTCATCATTCTACTGAGTATCAG GAAGCTTCACTGCACCCGCAACTACATCCACGCAAACCTGTTTGTGTCTTTCATCCTGCGAGCCGTGTCGGTGATTGTCAAGGACACCATGCTGGAGCGTCACTGGGGCCGGGAGATCATGAGACAGGCCGACCTGGGAGAAATGCTGAGTCACGAG GCTGCCATTGGCTGCAGGATGGCCCAGGTGGTGATGCAGTATTGTGTTCTAGCCAATCACTACTGGTTCTTTGGAGAGGCCATCTACCTGTATTCGGTGCTCATCGCCTCCGTATTAATTGAGAACAACAAGTACTTGCCTTATATCTGCCTCGGCTGGG GAACCCCTCTTTTATTTGTCCTTCCTTGGATGTTGGCCAAGCTATTGAGAGAAAACAAAGA GTGCTGGGCTGTCAATGAAAATATGAGCTACTGGTGGATAATACGGTTCCCCATTCTGTTTGCGTCACTG ATCAACTTATTGATTTTCATGAAGATTTTGAAGGTGATTCTATCCAAACTACGTGCCAACAATCAGAATGGCTATCCTGACTACAAGCTTCG CTTGGCCAAGGCGACCTTGACCCTCATCCCTCTATTTGGCATCCATGAGGTCATCTTCATCTTCGCCACTGATGAGCAGACCACTGGCATCCTGCGCTACATCAAGGTCTTCTTCACGCTCTTCCTCAACTCATTTCAG GGATTTCTGGTGGCTGTGCTGTACTGCTACTGTAACAAAGAGGTTTGTAAGATTCTATTGTGTTTTTTTCTGTTATGTTCTATGTTTTTCTATTGTTTTCCATCCATCAAACTCATCACATGCTCCCCCTGA